Proteins found in one Larimichthys crocea isolate SSNF chromosome I, L_crocea_2.0, whole genome shotgun sequence genomic segment:
- the gsr gene encoding glutathione reductase, mitochondrial isoform X3, producing the protein MASDPATAETTRFDFLVIGGGSGGLAGARRASELGAKTAVIESHKLGGTCVNVGCVPKKVMWNAATHAEYLHDHSDYGFDVENVHFSWKTLKAKRDAYVSRLNHIYRNNLDKAKIQTIEGSARFTNDPEPTVEVNGRKYTAPHILIATGGQPSVIGETEIPGASLGITSDGFFELETLPKRSVVVGAGYIAVEMAGILSTLGSKTSLIIRQTGVLRNFDSFISTNCTKELQSSGIDLWKNSQVKSVRKTDTGLEVTIATKDPEKKNDEEKIGTIQEVDCLLWAIGRHPNTSGLNIGEMRVDTDERGHIIVDEFQNTSRAGIYAVGDVCGKALLTPVAIAAGRKLAHRLFEGKKDSKLDYSTIPTVVFSHPPIGTVGLTEEEAVKSQGKENVKIYKTSFTPMYHALTSRKTQCIMKLVCVGKEEKVVGLHMQGLGCDEMLQGFSVAITMGATKADFDKTIAIHPTSSEELVTMR; encoded by the exons ATGGCATCAGACCCGGCGACAGCAGAGACGACCCGGTTTGACTTTCTGGTAATCGGCGGCGGGTCTGGAGGACTGGCCGGCGCTAGGAGGGCGTCGGAGCTCGGAGCCAAAACAGCCGTGATCGAGAGTCACAAACTCGGAGGTACCTGC GTCAACGTTGGCTGTGTCCCCAAGAAG GTTATGTGGAACGCTGCAACTCATGCTGAGTATCTCCACGATCACAGTGATTACGGCTTTGACGTTGAAAACGTTCATTTCAGTTGGAA AACTCTCAAGGCCAAAAGGGATGCTTATGTTAGCCGCCTAAATCACATTTATCGGAACAATCTTGACAAA GCTAAAATCCAAACTATTGAAGGCAGTGCCAGGTTTACAAATGATCCGGAACCTACTGTGGAGGTGAATGGAAGAAAGTATACAGCTCCTCACATCCTCATTGCCACTGGAGGGCAACCTTCTGTTATAGGTGAAACTGAAATTCCAG GGGCAAGTCTGGGCATTACCAGTGATGGCTTTTTTGAACTTGAAACTCTTCCAAA GCGCAGTGTGGTGGTGGGTGCAGGTTATATTGCAGTCGAGATGGCAGGCATCCTTTCCACCCTGGGCTCCAAAACATCACTCATCATACGACAGACAGGA gtTTTGAGAAACTTTGACAGCTTTATAAGCACAAACTGCACCAAAGAACTGCAAAGCTCTGGTATAGACCTGTGGAAAAATTCTCAGGTGAAGTCTGTGCGTAAAACAGACACAGGGCTGGAGGTAACGATCGCCACCAAAGACCCGGAGAAGAAGAACGACGAGGAGAAGATCGGAACCATCCAGGAAGTGGACTGCCTTCTGTGGGCCATCGGCAGGCATCCTAACACCTCTGGACTGAACATTGGCGAGATG agGGTGGATACAGATGAAAGAGGCCATATCATTGTGGATGAGTTTCAGAACACCAGCCGAGCAGGGATCTACGCTGTAGGGGACGTTTGTGGCAAAGCTCTTCTCACACCTG TTGCCATTGCTGCAGGCAGGAAGCTGGCACACAGACTGTTTGAGGGCAAGAAGGACTCCAAGTTGGACTACTCTACTATCCCCACAGTGGTTTTCAGCCACCCACCCATTGGAACAGTGGGCCTCACAGAAG aGGAGGCCGTTAAATCTCAAGGAAAGGAGAACGTGAAGATCTACAAGACTTCTTTCACTCCGATGTATCATGCCCTGACGAGCAGGAAGACTCAGTGCATTATGAAGCTGGTGTGTGTCGGCAAAGAGGAGAAG GTGGTGGGCCTCCACATGCAGGGCCTGGGCTGTGATGAGATGCTGCAGGGCTTCTCTGTGGCCATCACAATGGGTGCTACCAAAGCAGACTTTGACAAGACTATCGCCATTCACCCCACCTCATCTGAGGAGTTGGTCACGATGcgttaa
- the gsr gene encoding glutathione reductase, mitochondrial isoform X1, with product MSLLIQLTRTKTLFGLTQRKQLFSSFRRHAVIRRSMASDPATAETTRFDFLVIGGGSGGLAGARRASELGAKTAVIESHKLGGTCVNVGCVPKKVMWNAATHAEYLHDHSDYGFDVENVHFSWKTLKAKRDAYVSRLNHIYRNNLDKAKIQTIEGSARFTNDPEPTVEVNGRKYTAPHILIATGGQPSVIGETEIPGASLGITSDGFFELETLPKRSVVVGAGYIAVEMAGILSTLGSKTSLIIRQTGVLRNFDSFISTNCTKELQSSGIDLWKNSQVKSVRKTDTGLEVTIATKDPEKKNDEEKIGTIQEVDCLLWAIGRHPNTSGLNIGEMRVDTDERGHIIVDEFQNTSRAGIYAVGDVCGKALLTPVAIAAGRKLAHRLFEGKKDSKLDYSTIPTVVFSHPPIGTVGLTEEEAVKSQGKENVKIYKTSFTPMYHALTSRKTQCIMKLVCVGKEEKVVGLHMQGLGCDEMLQGFSVAITMGATKADFDKTIAIHPTSSEELVTMR from the exons ATGTCACTATTAATCCAGCTAACCCGGACGAAAACTCTCTTTGGATTAACCCAAAGAAAACAACTTTTCTCGTCTTTTCGCAGACACGCAGTCATCCGTCGAAGCATGGCATCAGACCCGGCGACAGCAGAGACGACCCGGTTTGACTTTCTGGTAATCGGCGGCGGGTCTGGAGGACTGGCCGGCGCTAGGAGGGCGTCGGAGCTCGGAGCCAAAACAGCCGTGATCGAGAGTCACAAACTCGGAGGTACCTGC GTCAACGTTGGCTGTGTCCCCAAGAAG GTTATGTGGAACGCTGCAACTCATGCTGAGTATCTCCACGATCACAGTGATTACGGCTTTGACGTTGAAAACGTTCATTTCAGTTGGAA AACTCTCAAGGCCAAAAGGGATGCTTATGTTAGCCGCCTAAATCACATTTATCGGAACAATCTTGACAAA GCTAAAATCCAAACTATTGAAGGCAGTGCCAGGTTTACAAATGATCCGGAACCTACTGTGGAGGTGAATGGAAGAAAGTATACAGCTCCTCACATCCTCATTGCCACTGGAGGGCAACCTTCTGTTATAGGTGAAACTGAAATTCCAG GGGCAAGTCTGGGCATTACCAGTGATGGCTTTTTTGAACTTGAAACTCTTCCAAA GCGCAGTGTGGTGGTGGGTGCAGGTTATATTGCAGTCGAGATGGCAGGCATCCTTTCCACCCTGGGCTCCAAAACATCACTCATCATACGACAGACAGGA gtTTTGAGAAACTTTGACAGCTTTATAAGCACAAACTGCACCAAAGAACTGCAAAGCTCTGGTATAGACCTGTGGAAAAATTCTCAGGTGAAGTCTGTGCGTAAAACAGACACAGGGCTGGAGGTAACGATCGCCACCAAAGACCCGGAGAAGAAGAACGACGAGGAGAAGATCGGAACCATCCAGGAAGTGGACTGCCTTCTGTGGGCCATCGGCAGGCATCCTAACACCTCTGGACTGAACATTGGCGAGATG agGGTGGATACAGATGAAAGAGGCCATATCATTGTGGATGAGTTTCAGAACACCAGCCGAGCAGGGATCTACGCTGTAGGGGACGTTTGTGGCAAAGCTCTTCTCACACCTG TTGCCATTGCTGCAGGCAGGAAGCTGGCACACAGACTGTTTGAGGGCAAGAAGGACTCCAAGTTGGACTACTCTACTATCCCCACAGTGGTTTTCAGCCACCCACCCATTGGAACAGTGGGCCTCACAGAAG aGGAGGCCGTTAAATCTCAAGGAAAGGAGAACGTGAAGATCTACAAGACTTCTTTCACTCCGATGTATCATGCCCTGACGAGCAGGAAGACTCAGTGCATTATGAAGCTGGTGTGTGTCGGCAAAGAGGAGAAG GTGGTGGGCCTCCACATGCAGGGCCTGGGCTGTGATGAGATGCTGCAGGGCTTCTCTGTGGCCATCACAATGGGTGCTACCAAAGCAGACTTTGACAAGACTATCGCCATTCACCCCACCTCATCTGAGGAGTTGGTCACGATGcgttaa
- the gsr gene encoding glutathione reductase, mitochondrial isoform X2 — MLFTRICRLLPTLPRHAVIRRSMASDPATAETTRFDFLVIGGGSGGLAGARRASELGAKTAVIESHKLGGTCVNVGCVPKKVMWNAATHAEYLHDHSDYGFDVENVHFSWKTLKAKRDAYVSRLNHIYRNNLDKAKIQTIEGSARFTNDPEPTVEVNGRKYTAPHILIATGGQPSVIGETEIPGASLGITSDGFFELETLPKRSVVVGAGYIAVEMAGILSTLGSKTSLIIRQTGVLRNFDSFISTNCTKELQSSGIDLWKNSQVKSVRKTDTGLEVTIATKDPEKKNDEEKIGTIQEVDCLLWAIGRHPNTSGLNIGEMRVDTDERGHIIVDEFQNTSRAGIYAVGDVCGKALLTPVAIAAGRKLAHRLFEGKKDSKLDYSTIPTVVFSHPPIGTVGLTEEEAVKSQGKENVKIYKTSFTPMYHALTSRKTQCIMKLVCVGKEEKVVGLHMQGLGCDEMLQGFSVAITMGATKADFDKTIAIHPTSSEELVTMR, encoded by the exons ACACGCAGTCATCCGTCGAAGCATGGCATCAGACCCGGCGACAGCAGAGACGACCCGGTTTGACTTTCTGGTAATCGGCGGCGGGTCTGGAGGACTGGCCGGCGCTAGGAGGGCGTCGGAGCTCGGAGCCAAAACAGCCGTGATCGAGAGTCACAAACTCGGAGGTACCTGC GTCAACGTTGGCTGTGTCCCCAAGAAG GTTATGTGGAACGCTGCAACTCATGCTGAGTATCTCCACGATCACAGTGATTACGGCTTTGACGTTGAAAACGTTCATTTCAGTTGGAA AACTCTCAAGGCCAAAAGGGATGCTTATGTTAGCCGCCTAAATCACATTTATCGGAACAATCTTGACAAA GCTAAAATCCAAACTATTGAAGGCAGTGCCAGGTTTACAAATGATCCGGAACCTACTGTGGAGGTGAATGGAAGAAAGTATACAGCTCCTCACATCCTCATTGCCACTGGAGGGCAACCTTCTGTTATAGGTGAAACTGAAATTCCAG GGGCAAGTCTGGGCATTACCAGTGATGGCTTTTTTGAACTTGAAACTCTTCCAAA GCGCAGTGTGGTGGTGGGTGCAGGTTATATTGCAGTCGAGATGGCAGGCATCCTTTCCACCCTGGGCTCCAAAACATCACTCATCATACGACAGACAGGA gtTTTGAGAAACTTTGACAGCTTTATAAGCACAAACTGCACCAAAGAACTGCAAAGCTCTGGTATAGACCTGTGGAAAAATTCTCAGGTGAAGTCTGTGCGTAAAACAGACACAGGGCTGGAGGTAACGATCGCCACCAAAGACCCGGAGAAGAAGAACGACGAGGAGAAGATCGGAACCATCCAGGAAGTGGACTGCCTTCTGTGGGCCATCGGCAGGCATCCTAACACCTCTGGACTGAACATTGGCGAGATG agGGTGGATACAGATGAAAGAGGCCATATCATTGTGGATGAGTTTCAGAACACCAGCCGAGCAGGGATCTACGCTGTAGGGGACGTTTGTGGCAAAGCTCTTCTCACACCTG TTGCCATTGCTGCAGGCAGGAAGCTGGCACACAGACTGTTTGAGGGCAAGAAGGACTCCAAGTTGGACTACTCTACTATCCCCACAGTGGTTTTCAGCCACCCACCCATTGGAACAGTGGGCCTCACAGAAG aGGAGGCCGTTAAATCTCAAGGAAAGGAGAACGTGAAGATCTACAAGACTTCTTTCACTCCGATGTATCATGCCCTGACGAGCAGGAAGACTCAGTGCATTATGAAGCTGGTGTGTGTCGGCAAAGAGGAGAAG GTGGTGGGCCTCCACATGCAGGGCCTGGGCTGTGATGAGATGCTGCAGGGCTTCTCTGTGGCCATCACAATGGGTGCTACCAAAGCAGACTTTGACAAGACTATCGCCATTCACCCCACCTCATCTGAGGAGTTGGTCACGATGcgttaa
- the gsr gene encoding glutathione reductase, mitochondrial isoform X4: protein MWNAATHAEYLHDHSDYGFDVENVHFSWKTLKAKRDAYVSRLNHIYRNNLDKAKIQTIEGSARFTNDPEPTVEVNGRKYTAPHILIATGGQPSVIGETEIPGASLGITSDGFFELETLPKRSVVVGAGYIAVEMAGILSTLGSKTSLIIRQTGVLRNFDSFISTNCTKELQSSGIDLWKNSQVKSVRKTDTGLEVTIATKDPEKKNDEEKIGTIQEVDCLLWAIGRHPNTSGLNIGEMRVDTDERGHIIVDEFQNTSRAGIYAVGDVCGKALLTPVAIAAGRKLAHRLFEGKKDSKLDYSTIPTVVFSHPPIGTVGLTEEEAVKSQGKENVKIYKTSFTPMYHALTSRKTQCIMKLVCVGKEEKVVGLHMQGLGCDEMLQGFSVAITMGATKADFDKTIAIHPTSSEELVTMR, encoded by the exons ATGTGGAACGCTGCAACTCATGCTGAGTATCTCCACGATCACAGTGATTACGGCTTTGACGTTGAAAACGTTCATTTCAGTTGGAA AACTCTCAAGGCCAAAAGGGATGCTTATGTTAGCCGCCTAAATCACATTTATCGGAACAATCTTGACAAA GCTAAAATCCAAACTATTGAAGGCAGTGCCAGGTTTACAAATGATCCGGAACCTACTGTGGAGGTGAATGGAAGAAAGTATACAGCTCCTCACATCCTCATTGCCACTGGAGGGCAACCTTCTGTTATAGGTGAAACTGAAATTCCAG GGGCAAGTCTGGGCATTACCAGTGATGGCTTTTTTGAACTTGAAACTCTTCCAAA GCGCAGTGTGGTGGTGGGTGCAGGTTATATTGCAGTCGAGATGGCAGGCATCCTTTCCACCCTGGGCTCCAAAACATCACTCATCATACGACAGACAGGA gtTTTGAGAAACTTTGACAGCTTTATAAGCACAAACTGCACCAAAGAACTGCAAAGCTCTGGTATAGACCTGTGGAAAAATTCTCAGGTGAAGTCTGTGCGTAAAACAGACACAGGGCTGGAGGTAACGATCGCCACCAAAGACCCGGAGAAGAAGAACGACGAGGAGAAGATCGGAACCATCCAGGAAGTGGACTGCCTTCTGTGGGCCATCGGCAGGCATCCTAACACCTCTGGACTGAACATTGGCGAGATG agGGTGGATACAGATGAAAGAGGCCATATCATTGTGGATGAGTTTCAGAACACCAGCCGAGCAGGGATCTACGCTGTAGGGGACGTTTGTGGCAAAGCTCTTCTCACACCTG TTGCCATTGCTGCAGGCAGGAAGCTGGCACACAGACTGTTTGAGGGCAAGAAGGACTCCAAGTTGGACTACTCTACTATCCCCACAGTGGTTTTCAGCCACCCACCCATTGGAACAGTGGGCCTCACAGAAG aGGAGGCCGTTAAATCTCAAGGAAAGGAGAACGTGAAGATCTACAAGACTTCTTTCACTCCGATGTATCATGCCCTGACGAGCAGGAAGACTCAGTGCATTATGAAGCTGGTGTGTGTCGGCAAAGAGGAGAAG GTGGTGGGCCTCCACATGCAGGGCCTGGGCTGTGATGAGATGCTGCAGGGCTTCTCTGTGGCCATCACAATGGGTGCTACCAAAGCAGACTTTGACAAGACTATCGCCATTCACCCCACCTCATCTGAGGAGTTGGTCACGATGcgttaa